The Ziziphus jujuba cultivar Dongzao chromosome 1, ASM3175591v1 genome segment GCTTTTAGTTTCTTATGTGTTCCATGTCTTTTCAATCCAACAATATTAAGGTGTCACTGAAATACATTTAAAATGTGATGTTAACAGAGAGATGCAATCAAGTGGTTTTGAAGGGCCAATTCCTTCTAGCCTTTCTGCCCTCGATAAGTTAACAAATCTGTGAGTCCATCAATATAGCTACTTTAGTTCTTCAGTTGCTTAATCTTCTTCTACTTTTGGAATTAAGAAACTGCATGTTGACATATTGCTAGAAGTGCTTGAATTTCTAGCTTGCAATCATCATGATGTGACTTTTTGCAGAAGGATTAGCGACTTAAATGGTGGGGTTTCAGATTTTCCAGACATCAAAAACATGGAAAGCATGGAGATTTTGTGAGTCAATCTGatgttttattttactttgtaaTCACAATAGCCCAAAACCAGATTTGAATACTTTCCTTACAGATCCTGCTTGAAATTGCAGGATGTTGAAGAGTTGTAACATAAGAGGAAGAATTCCTGAATATATATCTACCTTGACAAACTTGCGAATTTTGTAAGTCTTCTTTTAACTCTGAAGCAGTTTTTGTTAGTAGGCTAAGAATTTTACCAACTATAGATTTTTAGAAATGGCAAACAAGGGGATATTGTACAGAGTCTGTAGTAAATATATGGAATCTTGGTATAGGTTTTGTGTATTGAGTTTGaggacttttaattttttgaggaAATTCCATGTTTGAGCTGAAAGCATGCATGTAACTTCACTTTAGCAGCTGCACGATATTAAAATCAGTGGATAATACTAATCCATAAATAGCTTTGAAGCACCAATAGTTTGAAGAACTTTGGAGGCATATGACTTCAAAATTTTGCAAATTGCTACTAAGTTACATTCTGTTACTCTATTATTATATCTGATATTCCATTTTTTTGGTACATTTATAAGTCCATCTGATTTATCAAATGTTATATTATCTAAGAAACAAAGTAGTAGCATATTACCTACAACTGTTGATTTGAAACATTACAGGTCAAAATTAATAACTAATGGTCCATAAgacaattataattattaatcaaaagcaaacaaaaataatattacaaacACCAATTTTTTATGAACATCCTCCATTATAAATATACCATGCATGCAAGAACAATTACcttcttaaatatttgtgattctCAGTAACTAGCATTTAGAAACTTTCTTGTAATCTCATTTGATGTCTGAAATTTTTGCTTTTCAGAGATCTCAGCTTTAACAGATTGGAGGGAAACATTCCAAATTTTGGAGATTTATTTAGATTGAGCACAATGTAagttaatttaaaatcattatgtAGTACTGCCTTACACTTGAAGCAAGCATATATGGAACTCTCATTTTGCTGATGCTTATGTATGATCCAATTTACAatctaaaaccttttttttaaagttcGTATGGAATCCTGATTATCGATATTGCTGGCTCCGGTAAACCAGAATGCTATTAACACACATAAACTTCAAACCCCTTCGCTCTCCTAACTTTCAATGGATGAATTTGATGTATTTTTGGTTAAAGCTTGGGTATATGCTAACTAATGCCTTTTGCATGCCTCAACTAGCACCCTTCTTCCTATGCGATTGTTTTCATCCTTCTCAAAAATTTTGAAGCTActatttttctatctttttaaTTTCCAACATATGGCTACTATTGATCCAGATTTAGTAATCATAAATTTTAtcacataaataaaaagatttgtagtatgacaATTTCGAAATACGGAAAAACATAAAGACATGACTATGGAGATAGTTTGTAAGTCAAAATGTTGAATTCTTATATGGCaggatattataaaatttttaaagatgAACCTATGCTGTTGGTTACTGACTTGTTTTGAACAGACAAAAGCCAGTTTCAGATTAGAAATCAAACAGaaagtttaattttatatttttgtcctcaacaatttatttctatttcaaaCTTTGTTGGAAAACTATTGCAGACAATAAAAGGACTACCAAGGTGGGAAATCCCCTTTAGCAAGTAGATACATAATGTGAtataatacaagtattctcaTAAAGTCTTAAATACCAATTTTTGATCTGTTATATATTTAAGGTTGATGAAGAAGAATGattgtaatttgcaaataattgtCTCCTCACATGTCATTTTGTTGTCTTTATATTAGATATCTGACAAGTAACAAGCTTACTGGACTTACGCCAGAGTGGATGATCAAAGAGAGAGATGATCGCTAGTATGTTTTCATCCTATATCTTACGTCAAAGTTTCATGTGTTTTCTGTTCACCTTGTAATTTACTTAGATCTTATTCAATGGCACTGGAGCATGCACATGGAGATGTTAGTGCTAAACAGGATTTGGTACTAGATTACTATACAGATTGTAATAATGTTTTTATGCTATTGTAATAGCCTAAAGTCTGGACTCTGGACTAGGAGTATTAATCGAAGGTTACCTTTTGGGTTCCTAAACTGACCTATAGTTTATGATCAGCATGGCATTTTGCAAGAGCATATAGTACGTATAAAAAATGTTCTATATCTAAAACTAGGAAGAAGATGTAAATGAATTGTGTTAACGGTCATTCTATGAGATtgtgatatatttttataaggaATTTTATGTATTTGTGCAGTGTAATAGATCTTTCTTACAATAATTTCTCTAAGAACAATTTGCAACCACCTACTTGTCGTGAATCCTTGTAAGAGTTTCTCTttgtctttctttcctttttttgccctcccccccccccccccccttcttaGATATCCTACTTGGATAATGGCATAAAATTTgctgtttatatattttttattatgattgtattagattaaattatttgttgcTTTCTTGCCTCAGGAATTTGTATAGAAGCTTTTCCATACAAAATAAATCGTAAGCCCAAATTACTAAAATATCTTGAGTATCATTTTTCTTGTCAAGAAATTTACATAACCTAATGTTTTTGCCTATATTATGTTAATGTAGAGTACTCAGTGATTGCCTGAGTCCATGTTCAAAAGGTAATTGAAATTCTCATAGAACAAAAATTGATATTCACTAGCTTCTTTCATAtggtatataaaaagaaatattaactGTATATGTCTTACTTCGATTTTCCCCTCCATGTTATTTTCATATAGATAAGTATTCTTTGCATATAAATTGTGGTGGAAAACAAATCATTATTGGAAACACCAAGTATGAAGGGGATGAAGATGTAGGATCAGCAGCAAAGTTGTTTTACAACAACACCGCAAATTGGGGTTTTAGTAATACAGGTCACTTTTGGGATATTCAGAGTGGCCAAGACAAGTATATAACAAAAAATGTGTCCATACTAAGAATGAACAATTCTGGATTATACACAACAGCACGCCTCGCTCCTCTTTCACTGACATATTTTGCTCGTTGCTTAGCGAATGGAAATTATACGGTGAAACTTCACTTTGCAGAGATAGTGTTCAGAGACAACATATCTTATTATAGTGTTGGAAGAAGAATGTTTGATGTTTATATTCaggtagctttttttttttttttttggggactatTCAAGTAGGATTTGCTTTCCTTAGGACTTTTATGCTATAAGTTATTAGCCTTTTATCAAAGCATGGATTAAAGGGCAATTATACTAAAAAGGATAGTACTTTTATAGATGGTAGACTTTCTattctatatattataatataatacaaatgaggaagttgtagttgataaattattcagatttgataaattattttatcacaGGGGAAATTGGAGTTGAAAGACTTCAATATAGAAAAAGAAGCAGGTGGAGTTGATAAGGAAGTGATACTTATACGCAAAGCTGTTGTTAATGATAAGACTTTAGAGATCCGATTTCAATGGACCGGGAAAGGTACAACAAATGCTCCAAGACGAGGAACATATGGTTCTCTTATATCAGCTATCTCCGTGGAGTCCGGTAAGTAAAATGAGTAgatgaattatataaaatatacagatatatattGGCTTATTGATTTTTGTCATCATTAATGGAAGGGGGAAAAAACAATCAGTTGTCTATATTCTCAATTACATTTTGATCAGTTCAAttcaaatgttgtttttcaatgattattactttttatatccATCTCTTGAGTCCAAATTCTTAGTACAAGTTTACTGTCTTTGTAATTTTGTGTCTTGTAGATTTCAAACCTCCTGCAGAAAGCAAAAGGAAACTATACGTTGCTGTTGGAGTTGTTTTAGTATTATGCATTGTTACTTCTATAATTTTAGGCATTCTTTGGTGGAGAGGTTGTTTTGGCGGCAAGGAATCAAGGGAACAAGGTAAAGAATATAATATCCAAATTTCGGAATAGAATAGTTTACAAATgtgatatattttcatttattgcTGTTTAAGGTTTCATGaattagaatatatttttttaaatgttcagtaattttatttttttctgtccTTAATTAGACAAAAGTTCAACAAACTAATAAACAATCATGAAAAGCAAAATACTTGATCACACAATGCTAAAGATGATATGGGCAAATCTCTTGAATAGTTTTACTGAGCATATATTGCTGCATGCAAATATAGACAAAAAAGTACTTCAACATTCAAAGTCAACCACTTGacaaatttccatgaaaaaaatCCAGGAGTGTGATTGGCTCAAAATTTGCTTATAGAGCTTTTACAATTGAGTATTTCCTTTTATTGtttctcatttttgtttttaccacTTCATCcataaaatgttttttaaatattgaatacTCGATCAAATTCTTAGTAGAGCAGTCTAGTATAATGAAGTTTAGTTAATGTCCAActtatgtaaattttttcttgGCTAGTTCTGGGAGGATTAGATTTGAAAACTGGTGTCTTTACATTCAAACAAATTAAAGCGGCAACTAACAATTTTGACTCTGGAAATAAGCTTGGAGAAGGTGGATTCGGATCTGTTTACAAGGTCTCTTCAACTCCTTTACGTTTTTAAatggttacatatatatatatattctaacaaatagtatttctatattttcatcACAAGATGAGATGCATAACAAAGACATATTTCCGATGCAGGGTGTATTATTAGATGGTACATGTATTGCAGTTAAGCAACTCTCTGCTAGATCAAAGCAAGGGAATCGTGAATTTTTGAATGAATTAGGCATGATTTCCGCTTTAGAACATCCAAATCTTGTTAAATTGCATGGACGTTGTACTGAAGGAAAGCAATTGGTATTGGTGTATGAATACATGGATAACAACAGCCTTGCACATTCCTTGTTTGGTGAGTTTAAGAATTTCTTAATTGACTGGTATATACTAATATTAAATGAATTTCAATGATCATGCAATCTTTGTTGATGGAAAAGGTCAGGAGAAAGGAGGTCCATCGAAATTGGACTGGCCCACAAGGCAGAAAATATGCGTGGGCATTGCCAAAGGGTTAACGTTCCTGCATGAGGAATCAGCATTTAAAGTTGTTCATAGAGACATTAAAGCTTCAAATATATTGCTTGATAGGGACCTCAACCCTAAGATTTCTGACTTTGGTCTAGCTAAACTGGACGAAGAGGAGAACTCCCACATCACCACAAGAGTTGCCGGAACTATGTGAGAAACCTTTAATGTTCCTCTTTTCGTCTGGTGAAAGTTtacttcttgtttttttattattcctttTGCATCCCAAATCTTGATTATGAACATTGCAAAATTACTCTTTGTTCATCATATAAGGGTGAGTGCAACACTGACATGCATAAGTT includes the following:
- the LOC125419805 gene encoding probable leucine-rich repeat receptor-like serine/threonine-protein kinase At3g14840 isoform X2; translated protein: MVAMTSSGTVSTGLIDSKPIFFIKLALLLLVFLQLQPKIIPTVQAATLLPKNEVDALREIAEELNKKDWNFSDPCNNVPTVETPHTDQYNDTVTCNCSANRCNINGIFLMGQDLDGVLPPSLAKLPYLRQVNLGQNILNGSIPPEVLSVNNLSGPIPAYLGNMTSLTALALESNLFSGSIPPEFGNLVNLETLFLSANNLTGELPATFTNLTKLQTLRISSNNFTGKIPDFFHKFKLLQILEMQSSGFEGPIPSSLSALDKLTNLRISDLNGGVSDFPDIKNMESMEILMLKSCNIRGRIPEYISTLTNLRILDLSFNRLEGNIPNFGDLFRLSTIYLTSNKLTGLTPEWMIKERDDRYVIDLSYNNFSKNNLQPPTCRESLNLYRSFSIQNKSVLSDCLSPCSKDKYSLHINCGGKQIIIGNTKYEGDEDVGSAAKLFYNNTANWGFSNTGHFWDIQSGQDKYITKNVSILRMNNSGLYTTARLAPLSLTYFARCLANGNYTVKLHFAEIVFRDNISYYSVGRRMFDVYIQGKLELKDFNIEKEAGGVDKEVILIRKAVVNDKTLEIRFQWTGKGTTNAPRRGTYGSLISAISVESDFKPPAESKRKLYVAVGVVLVLCIVTSIILGILWWRGCFGGKESREQVLGGLDLKTGVFTFKQIKAATNNFDSGNKLGEGGFGSVYKGVLLDGTCIAVKQLSARSKQGNREFLNELGMISALEHPNLVKLHGRCTEGKQLVLVYEYMDNNSLAHSLFGQEKGGPSKLDWPTRQKICVGIAKGLTFLHEESAFKVVHRDIKASNILLDRDLNPKISDFGLAKLDEEENSHITTRVAGTIGYMAPEYALWGYLTDKADVYSFGVVALELVTGKSNMKFHPNENYVCLLDWALVSQQKGNLMELVDPRLGSEFNKEEAIRMIKIALLCHNPSPALRPTMSSVVSMLEGRSTVHELIMDPSIYGDKLRFEALRNQFNSFTTDTSSVN
- the LOC125419805 gene encoding probable leucine-rich repeat receptor-like serine/threonine-protein kinase At3g14840 isoform X1 → MVAMTSSGTVSTGLIDSKPIFFIKLALLLLVFLQLQPKIIPTVQAATLLPKNEVDALREIAEELNKKDWNFSDPCNNVPTVETPHTDQYNDTVTCNCSANRCNINGIFLMGQDLDGVLPPSLAKLPYLRQVNLGQNILNGSIPPEWASMKLEFLVLSVNNLSGPIPAYLGNMTSLTALALESNLFSGSIPPEFGNLVNLETLFLSANNLTGELPATFTNLTKLQTLRISSNNFTGKIPDFFHKFKLLQILEMQSSGFEGPIPSSLSALDKLTNLRISDLNGGVSDFPDIKNMESMEILMLKSCNIRGRIPEYISTLTNLRILDLSFNRLEGNIPNFGDLFRLSTIYLTSNKLTGLTPEWMIKERDDRYVIDLSYNNFSKNNLQPPTCRESLNLYRSFSIQNKSVLSDCLSPCSKDKYSLHINCGGKQIIIGNTKYEGDEDVGSAAKLFYNNTANWGFSNTGHFWDIQSGQDKYITKNVSILRMNNSGLYTTARLAPLSLTYFARCLANGNYTVKLHFAEIVFRDNISYYSVGRRMFDVYIQGKLELKDFNIEKEAGGVDKEVILIRKAVVNDKTLEIRFQWTGKGTTNAPRRGTYGSLISAISVESDFKPPAESKRKLYVAVGVVLVLCIVTSIILGILWWRGCFGGKESREQVLGGLDLKTGVFTFKQIKAATNNFDSGNKLGEGGFGSVYKGVLLDGTCIAVKQLSARSKQGNREFLNELGMISALEHPNLVKLHGRCTEGKQLVLVYEYMDNNSLAHSLFGQEKGGPSKLDWPTRQKICVGIAKGLTFLHEESAFKVVHRDIKASNILLDRDLNPKISDFGLAKLDEEENSHITTRVAGTIGYMAPEYALWGYLTDKADVYSFGVVALELVTGKSNMKFHPNENYVCLLDWALVSQQKGNLMELVDPRLGSEFNKEEAIRMIKIALLCHNPSPALRPTMSSVVSMLEGRSTVHELIMDPSIYGDKLRFEALRNQFNSFTTDTSSVN